From Leptospira meyeri:
TCCGAGAATTTGCAAAAACCCACCAATTGGTGATGGACGGCCGGGACATTGGAACGGAAGTCTTCCCAAAATCCAAATTTAAATTTTTTCTGACTGCCTCTGTGGAAGTGAGGGCAAAACGCCGATACGATGAATTAGTTGCAAAAGGCTTCAAAGCCGACCTAGACCACATCAAGGAAGAGATTGTGGCGAGGGATGAAAGTGATACCACTCGTACTGTGGCTCCCCTGAAGCAGGCTTCCGACGCAATCCTGATTGACACGAGCACCCTCGACACGGAAACTGTCCTAAATACTATCCTGTCCAAGGTTTCATCCTCTGGGCAAATCTAGGTTTTGTATCCCGGTAACCATTGAATTCAACCAACCCATCCTCCCCCAAAAATGAGACCACTTCCTTCGGCGAATTATTAGAGAAGTGGGAATCGCAGTCACAAGCACAAGAACAAGAAAACTCCGCAGGAAAAGGTACCCTCATTGAAGGGACTGTAGTCGATGTCATTGGTGACACTGTTTTCCTTGATATTGGAGAAAAATTGGAAGCTCGTGTCTCACGTGAAGACTTTTCCGAAACACCAAAACGCGGTGAAAAAGTCAGTGCGATCATTAAGAAGCGGGTCGACGGATATTGTGTCCTCTCTAAAAAAGAAGCGGACCAAAGAGTTGGTTGGGAAACCATCAAAGATGCAAACCAAAACGGATATCCACTCTCTGGTAAAATTGCCGGTGAAGTCAAAAACAAAGGATACCTAGTTGAAAGCGAAGGAATCCAATTGTTCCTACCTGCCTCTCATGTAGGCGTTCGTTTTAAAGAATCCACAGAAGGTGGAAAAGAGTTTTCATTCAAAATTATTGAACTCAACGAAAAAACAAGAACCGGTGTGGTATCTCGTAAAACCCTCCTCGACGAAATCAACGGCGAGAAGTGGGAAGAACTCCTCGGTAAAGTCAAAGTTGGGGACAAGGTAACAGGAAAGGTTGTAAAAATTGCTAATTTTGGTGTTTTCCTTTCTGTTTACGAAGTGGTTGGCCTTCTTCGCCAAAACGATATTTCTTATAAAAAATTTGCTCCTTTCAAACAATACTTCAATATCGGTGCTGAAGTCGAAGTGGTTGTTTTGGAAGTTGATAAAGAGAACAACAAACTTTCTCTTGGAATCAAACAACTCTATGAAGATCCTTGGATTTGGGCAAAGAAAGAACTCGAAAAAGGAATGGTGGTTCGCGGTATC
This genomic window contains:
- a CDS encoding 30S ribosomal protein S1 yields the protein MNSTNPSSPKNETTSFGELLEKWESQSQAQEQENSAGKGTLIEGTVVDVIGDTVFLDIGEKLEARVSREDFSETPKRGEKVSAIIKKRVDGYCVLSKKEADQRVGWETIKDANQNGYPLSGKIAGEVKNKGYLVESEGIQLFLPASHVGVRFKESTEGGKEFSFKIIELNEKTRTGVVSRKTLLDEINGEKWEELLGKVKVGDKVTGKVVKIANFGVFLSVYEVVGLLRQNDISYKKFAPFKQYFNIGAEVEVVVLEVDKENNKLSLGIKQLYEDPWIWAKKELEKGMVVRGIVTSLTNFGAFVELKEGLEGLIHTTELSWAKKPPHPKDVLKKGQEVDSEILDIDFEARRLSLGLKQLLPNPWEALSANVRAGNVLEGKITGITKYGAFVEVESGIEGLIHISDITWDEKEKNPLNLLKKGQSVQYKILDVNLDAQRISCGLKQLSEHPYEALRKKYPPGTLVEGRVKSIVSFGVFVEVEPGYEGLVHISEIPDGRNIKLEDLYKVGDSVRTVVVKIEPNNKKISLSIKDFDKAVEREEMAKYMKEDNQPSRESIGSFMNLNQNR